Proteins found in one Lycium ferocissimum isolate CSIRO_LF1 chromosome 6, AGI_CSIRO_Lferr_CH_V1, whole genome shotgun sequence genomic segment:
- the LOC132061162 gene encoding uncharacterized protein LOC132061162, translating into MTPYEKLYNRKPSVSHFKVLGCLCYAKDLTISDKLQSRAKLCVMMGYSEVQKGYILYNMKNKVFCVNRDMSFREIEFPFKWNTSETPLFLRDMTHHLTEEPTELVHCTIQAPTRMSGRSRQPPIWMKDFITSNLAANYSIANYISYDSIAPKYQAFLTAFSKVTEPKTYVEASKDPRWVEAMKVEISAL; encoded by the exons ATGACTCCTTATGAGAAGTTGTACAACAGAAAACCATCAGTTTCTCATTTCAAAGTGCTAGGCTGCTTGTGTTATGCAAAAGACTTAACTATATCTGATAAGTTACAGTCAAGAGCAAAACTTTGTGTTATGATGGGGTACTCAGAAGTGCAAAAGGGGTATATATTGTATAACATGAAGAACAAGGTATTCTGTGTGAATAGAGATATGAGTTTTAGAGAAATTGAGTTTCCTTTCAAATGGAACACATCAGAAACACCTCTTTTCCTTCGTGACATGACTCATCACTTAACTGAAGAACCTACGG AACTAGTCCATTGTACCATACAAGCACCTACTAGAATGTCAGGAAGATCAAGACAACCTCCAATATGGATGAAGGATTTCATTACATCAAATCTAGCTGCAAACTACTCCATAGCCAACTATATCTCATACGACTCTATTGCTCCTAAATATCAAGCATTTCTTACTgctttttcaaaagttacaGAACCTAAAACCTATGTCGAAGCCTCTAAAGATCCTAGATGGGTTGAAGCAATGAAAGTAGAAATCTCTGCACTTTAA